cagagaaaaaaaacagaggttACCTTTTGCTTTTGATGAGGAGGGtttctttctacttttgttGTCACTTTCtgatttactttttctcatttCCTTCTCCTCGACACGTACGAGGTGGACAGATAGAAACCAGTCCTTGTTACTGAGGCCTTGAAGAGCGGTTTTCAAAATCATACAATCCGACAAGTGATAATCATTACCACCCAAGTTAACCTACCAACCAAAAACCAGTACTCCTTCCTTAAGTTGTtgtttccaaaacaaaaacgtttTGTTAGAGAAAGTGTTGTTACCTTCAAGGCAGAAATAGTGATGTTGCCAACACTTGGGAAACACTGTTCATGTTCTTTGCAGATTTTGTCtgtataataaacaaacaacaataaacatTAGCTGTTACGTTTAGTTACTACAAAAAGTTACCAAAGTACAAAAAAGGAGGAGATTATGAAGAGTCACCTTTGAAAGCAGATACACTATCATCACTGTCAAGGAGAAGCCCCATACGAGTATCAATACTAGTCTTCACAAAGACGCATTGAGATTCGTTGATTCGGGACATAGCTTGAAGAAATAGGGATTTGAAGAAGTGTAGAGGAAATGAGACTTGCCTCTCCGATTGagattgatttatttataagcgAGTTTCTTTCTTAGAGAAGAAATATGAAAAGTCATTTTCATTGGGAAACCAAAACACTTAATTAGGAAAACTGAACATATTCAATAGTATCATTCTCTCTTTACCTCATCCTttcgtcttctctctttttgagTTTAAATGCAGTGCAGTTAGAATTTCTTGCTATAAGAGTTATCCAATGAATCTCCACGAGGACTCATCGCACAACCTTTTACGATTCTTTTCATCGGTAAATCTCTAAGAATATATCTCATatactatatgtttttttattaaaaaaactcatatatattatatttacgTTAGTTTCTCACACCATATCAATTATATCTTTTGttagttataaaatttgagCTTTACTCAAAATATTCTAGGAGAGATGTCAAGTTTTATAAAGttgaaattaatttgtttttgttgttatgtgTAGCTATTTTCGAATTAAATAGTCTGTAGTATAGATAAACACTATGTCGTGAtcgtatatatattgttgatgcaacaaagaaagaaacacatCAAATGTTCTAAATGGCTGGATTCTAACTCTAATCACTTCAAAATTTGTGATGAATTAAAAATTtgcacaaaaacaaaagaaaaagtgatgaattttaaaattaattaatgatttaaaagaCTTCTAAAGTCAATGCAAGTGCGCCAACATTTGACTAAActcaaaaaatatatgttttggtttttgtcaaGTTCTTTCATAGATAGAGTCACTAGAACATAATAGAAGCATACTTGCTCGGTTACAAAAGACGGACTAGTGATTGATTATACTGATCACATGAGCTTCATAGTCCTTTTAAAGGATCTGCTGCTTTGCCTGACCTAGCATCTGTCCAGGCTTTAGCtattgtcttcttcatttcttcatctccatcctCATACAAGTTCTGCAGTGtcaagacaaaagaaaagacacCATAAGCAACCAATGCGAAATGCACTAACATGTTTCTCAGACTCAAGAATTAAGAGATCCTTTTACCTTCATCATCCCCATAATTCCAGCCATTGggtctttctctttctccaaacTCGGTTTAATCtgaacaaacaacaaacagtACTTGATCATTAGCTATAAGTTCACCAGACAAAAGCTAAAGCATGGTGTTCttgagttttagttttttaccTTGTCTTCTTTGTGGTGAATGTCAAGCCAGTTTCCTCTGGAAGACTTGACCATAGTGATAACTATCCTCTTAGGCTTTACAAGCACTTTACATTTCTCAGGCATAATCTCCTTACACAACTTCGGGATGGCACATCGGTAATTTTTTCCTTGTACATCATGGATCTTGATGTCTAAAGACATTGGCTTGAACTCAGCTTGAACCTTGTCCTCATCAACACCTTCCAAGGATATGTACAtctgataaacaaaaaaataatgcaTCAATAAGAAAACACCATTACATAACCACACGCAAGCATATGGTTATTAACAtaattgagtattgattgagGAAAACTCTGAATGGTTTACCTTGACTTTGTCATTGTCTTGATCCCAGCTGAATGTTCCGAGAGTTACATAGTTCAATGCCGAAGAAGAAACCGGCTTACCCGAAGAAGAAACCGGTGCAGGAACTGTAACTGGTACCTTTGGTTTCGCATTTGAACTGACTGCAGAGTCTCTCAGCTACAGCAAGAAGATTCATgctaattaaaaatcaaaagtagTCCTTTTTAACCTCAATCCAAGAGATAAGTTTATAATAATTTCAGTCACAGAACTCAAAGTTATCATTTTTTTGCCTTATAATCATCCAATGAAGACTAAATCAAAGCTCCAGAAACTgagacacacacacaaacataCACAGAACGAAATAGTTCTTCTGGAAACTAAAAACTAATGTTCCATTTCAGATAAGAGCAACTACTACTTATAGCCTAACCATTGTAAGGAAACGATTATGGCGAGAAAAGGGTAAAAGGGGGATTTGGTACCTTCTCCAAGTTTGAAATCTCGGAATTGATGAGATTGAGAACACGAGGTCTCTTGGCGATGTTCTGGAGTTGCCTGAGTTCTTCCAAATCAAGCCCAACTTCTTCCGCCATGGATATAATCTTAGAGCAGCCTTTTTTCAGAGAAAACGAAACGTAGAATCTGGACAGACGAAGGTTGCGAAATTGTGTTTATATTACAAGCACAAAGCGAAGGGAACGAGAGAGTCTTGTGGAAACTAGAAAGTACTAGAAGACCTCATATTGAGCTTTTTGATGCTTTAGCTTCTTGGGCTTTCTTCTTTCATACAGAGCCAAGCCCATTTAGTAAAACATTTGGttatcaaacaatttttttattttcagcaGAAACTTTCACTCTATATTAAAGTTACTGGAAAATAATCTAAAACTTTGGTCCTACATATTTTTCTGTCCACTTAATTATGTACTctaaaaaaaagggaaaaattaTCAGTCACATCTTTAAATTGATATTCTataggaaaataaattttattctaGATtctactattttattttacgaagcaataaaaaaaaagttttagattctattatttttttccatttaaaaGGATCTTCGAGTTACGTCCTActttaccaaaatataaagcaattttctcatttttatatGCTTAAGTATAACTTTGGATAAATGTGGATAGTGATAATCAACAATTTCAACTCATTCCTCGAGCCCcgaaaaaaaggagagacaATTGTCGCCATTTTTGGCTTGATGCCCGATAAAGAGGGAGATAAAAACACAATTGCCGGACTAGAAAATCAAAACGTGTTTCAGTTATCATCCACATTTACTAGATTTAGCTTTGTTGCAAGTAGAAGATTcagtgttatatatatatatatatgaattagaAATCTAACGATTTTTATTCTTGCATTATAAAGTCATGATAATTGATATTATATCTGAGCCAAAGGTATCCATGTGCTAACATGGAGTTGAGTTTGATTGACATCTTTGTATAACTAACATGACCTTAACTTGTCTCTCTTACGAATAATTCATTCAATCATGTatacatcaacaaaaattctcacttttctcttttgatatattaattataGTTAATGAAATTCTTTTGAATTGGACGTTACCAAATGCACATATCTGGCGTGACTTAGTAAGTAATCACAATATCAGTGATTCAGtatgaagaaaaatgagaCAAAATAAACTGAGCACTCTCTTTTTCATATGATGGTGTGGTCTAAATAATTATTGATTGGGGGGAGGGGGAACGTTAAGTTAATTTTCATCTGTAGAAAAGAGTCAACTGAGTTATATGGTGTCAAGTAGAATGATTCTAGTATTAGCCATTAAAACTCTATgtacataaaagaaa
This sequence is a window from Arabidopsis thaliana chromosome 1 sequence. Protein-coding genes within it:
- a CDS encoding COP1-interacting protein-like protein (COP1-interacting protein-related; BEST Arabidopsis thaliana protein match is: COP1-interacting protein-related (TAIR:AT2G01800.1); Has 95 Blast hits to 93 proteins in 18 species: Archae - 0; Bacteria - 0; Metazoa - 6; Fungi - 0; Plants - 89; Viruses - 0; Other Eukaryotes - 0 (source: NCBI BLink).), whose amino-acid sequence is MSRINESQCVFVKTSIDTRMGLLLDSDDSVSAFKDKICKEHEQCFPSVGNITISALKVNLGGNDYHLSDCMILKTALQGLSNKDWFLSVHLVRVEEKEMRKSKSESDNKSRKKPSSSKAKGLESGEGNVTRMGENQQICDADQEEPVDGDEEMKKTIAKAWTDARSGKAADPLKGQ
- a CDS encoding SGS domain-containing protein (SGS domain-containing protein; FUNCTIONS IN: molecular_function unknown; INVOLVED IN: biological_process unknown; EXPRESSED IN: 23 plant structures; EXPRESSED DURING: 13 growth stages; CONTAINS InterPro DOMAIN/s: Siah interacting protein, N-terminal (InterPro:IPR015120), CS-like domain (InterPro:IPR007052), SGS (InterPro:IPR007699), HSP20-like chaperone (InterPro:IPR008978), CS domain (InterPro:IPR017447); BEST Arabidopsis thaliana protein match is: COP1-interacting protein-related (TAIR:AT1G30060.1).), whose amino-acid sequence is MAEEVGLDLEELRQLQNIAKRPRVLNLINSEISNLEKLRDSAVSSNAKPKVPVTVPAPVSSSGKPVSSSALNYVTLGTFSWDQDNDKVKMYISLEGVDEDKVQAEFKPMSLDIKIHDVQGKNYRCAIPKLCKEIMPEKCKVLVKPKRIVITMVKSSRGNWLDIHHKEDKYCLLFVQIKPSLEKEKDPMAGIMGMMKNLYEDGDEEMKKTIAKAWTDARSGKAADPLKGL
- a CDS encoding SGS domain-containing protein (SGS domain-containing protein; FUNCTIONS IN: molecular_function unknown; INVOLVED IN: biological_process unknown; LOCATED IN: plasma membrane; EXPRESSED IN: 24 plant structures; EXPRESSED DURING: 13 growth stages; CONTAINS InterPro DOMAIN/s: CS-like domain (InterPro:IPR007052), Siah interacting protein, N-terminal (InterPro:IPR015120), SGS (InterPro:IPR007699), HSP20-like chaperone (InterPro:IPR008978), CS domain (InterPro:IPR017447); BEST Arabidopsis thaliana protein match is: COP1-interacting protein-related (TAIR:AT1G30060.1); Has 315 Blast hits to 314 proteins in 126 species: Archae - 0; Bacteria - 0; Metazoa - 142; Fungi - 31; Plants - 77; Viruses - 0; Other Eukaryotes - 65 (source: NCBI BLink).); translated protein: MAEEVGLDLEELRQLQNIAKRPRVLNLINSEISNLEKLRDSAVSSNAKPKVPVTVPAPVSSSGKPVSSSALNYVTLGTFSWDQDNDKVKMYISLEGVDEDKVQAEFKPMSLDIKIHDVQGKNYRCAIPKLCKEIMPEKCKVLVKPKRIVITMVKSSRGNWLDIHHKEDKIKPSLEKEKDPMAGIMGMMKNLYEDGDEEMKKTIAKAWTDARSGKAADPLKGL